One Gimesia aquarii DNA segment encodes these proteins:
- a CDS encoding dihydrodipicolinate synthase family protein, with amino-acid sequence MNLSLITRTLQQGTAIPAHPLALTSARKLDERRQRALSRYYIASGVGGLAVGVHTTQFEIREPDIDLFQPVLELAAEEMNRADKARIAPLLRVAGICGETSQAIREAIIARDSGYHFGLLSLSALKSEDENNLIHHCKAVSEIMPVFGFYLQPGVGGRLLPYSFWRRFCEIENVAAIKMAPFNRYHTLDVIRAVIESGREDIALYTGNDDNIVLDLVTPFRFQVEGKLIERRIVGGLLGHWAVWTQKAVEILKKCHHVAASETAIPLSILHSNTEVTDCNAVLFDVANHFQGCIPGIHEVLRRQGLLEGIWCLNPKENLSPGQAAEIDRIYQAYPHLNDDTFVAEHLDDWLSG; translated from the coding sequence TATCACACGAACTTTGCAGCAAGGAACCGCAATCCCTGCACACCCACTGGCTCTGACATCTGCGCGCAAACTTGATGAACGCCGACAAAGAGCTCTTTCGCGGTACTATATTGCCAGCGGAGTTGGCGGACTGGCTGTCGGAGTGCATACGACACAATTTGAAATTCGAGAGCCGGACATTGATCTCTTTCAACCTGTCTTAGAGCTTGCGGCAGAAGAAATGAATCGTGCCGACAAAGCGAGGATCGCTCCTCTATTACGTGTCGCTGGCATCTGTGGAGAAACCAGTCAGGCTATCAGGGAAGCAATTATCGCTAGAGATTCCGGTTATCACTTTGGCTTACTCAGCCTGTCAGCGCTAAAATCCGAAGATGAAAACAATCTGATTCACCATTGCAAAGCAGTTTCCGAAATCATGCCTGTCTTTGGTTTTTATCTACAGCCAGGTGTAGGTGGTCGCTTGCTGCCTTATTCTTTCTGGCGTCGATTTTGTGAAATTGAAAATGTCGCTGCGATCAAAATGGCACCTTTTAATCGATATCATACGCTTGACGTGATCCGTGCAGTCATAGAATCAGGACGCGAAGATATCGCCTTATATACAGGAAATGATGATAATATCGTTCTCGATCTTGTCACCCCTTTTCGTTTTCAGGTAGAAGGGAAACTGATAGAACGTCGCATCGTCGGTGGGCTGCTTGGGCACTGGGCTGTCTGGACACAAAAGGCTGTCGAAATTCTCAAAAAATGTCACCATGTCGCCGCATCAGAAACAGCGATTCCACTCTCTATACTCCACAGCAATACCGAAGTCACAGACTGCAATGCCGTGTTGTTTGACGTGGCCAATCACTTTCAAGGTTGCATTCCCGGCATTCATGAAGTCCTCAGACGTCAGGGTCTGCTAGAAGGAATCTGGTGTTTAAACCCCAAAGAGAACCTCAGCCCTGGGCAGGCAGCAGAAATCGATAGAATTTATCAAGCTTATCCTCACCTGAATGATGATACTTTTGTAGCAGAACATCTCGATGATTGGCTTAGCGGGTAA